In Halorubrum sp. PV6, a single window of DNA contains:
- a CDS encoding DNA double-strand break repair nuclease NurA, with protein sequence MTLDPIHVENIAQLAYGIANDVDTTDHDDLAERVWHDWLPELRRDGRVVIEPVGDHERRVAPIDDAALTERPFETVHGLDSGTINPTTFKNGLVVDVAHAAMASEPSDLDLHRDRTIVATVHAGDSTASFDGDWRRRDDGHTRQRVLHAPRVNRYAEGVVHALALYLAEGTHALDHADRVDDLLVLDGPIYPKELFTWEDRNPELGALAREAKPRAVVEKYVRLVERFVERDVPLAGFVKNPSSGTIVRSLANKGVEPPWPDDTALFTRLLERREPPDREADDPAEQPRTPRRGDRLDDALTFTTWFHSRGGADATMAADGDALGIDRELAPELYEPTFAVVYDPRTDVTYKLEAPYAFTRDGETRDRLTRQLLAEVATTRGPPEAVAKADELARIAATEKAALRRKFEERFDSDQQATYDDLRWDKERY encoded by the coding sequence GTGACACTCGATCCGATCCACGTCGAGAACATCGCGCAGCTCGCGTACGGTATCGCGAACGACGTGGACACGACCGATCACGACGACCTCGCAGAGCGGGTCTGGCACGACTGGCTCCCCGAGCTCCGCCGTGACGGCCGCGTCGTGATCGAGCCCGTCGGCGACCACGAGCGACGGGTCGCCCCCATCGACGACGCCGCGCTCACCGAGCGCCCGTTCGAGACGGTTCACGGGCTCGACTCGGGCACGATCAACCCGACGACGTTTAAAAATGGGCTCGTCGTCGACGTGGCCCACGCCGCGATGGCGAGCGAGCCGAGCGACCTGGACTTACACCGCGACCGCACCATCGTCGCGACCGTCCACGCCGGCGACTCGACGGCGAGCTTCGACGGCGACTGGCGGCGGCGCGACGACGGTCACACCCGCCAGCGCGTGCTGCACGCGCCCCGCGTCAACCGGTACGCCGAAGGAGTCGTCCACGCGCTCGCGCTCTACCTCGCCGAGGGAACCCACGCGCTCGACCACGCCGACCGGGTGGACGACCTGCTCGTCCTCGACGGCCCGATATACCCGAAGGAGCTGTTCACGTGGGAGGATCGCAACCCCGAACTCGGCGCGCTCGCCCGCGAGGCGAAACCCCGCGCCGTCGTCGAGAAGTACGTCCGCCTCGTCGAGCGGTTCGTCGAGCGCGACGTTCCCCTCGCCGGCTTCGTGAAGAACCCCTCCAGCGGCACGATCGTGCGCTCGCTGGCGAACAAGGGCGTCGAGCCGCCGTGGCCCGACGACACCGCGCTGTTCACCCGGCTCTTGGAGCGACGCGAGCCGCCGGACCGGGAGGCCGACGACCCGGCCGAGCAGCCCCGTACGCCCCGGCGCGGCGACCGCCTCGACGACGCGCTCACCTTCACGACGTGGTTCCACAGCCGCGGCGGCGCCGACGCGACGATGGCGGCCGACGGCGACGCGCTGGGGATCGACCGCGAGTTGGCCCCCGAACTGTACGAGCCCACCTTCGCGGTCGTGTACGACCCGCGGACCGACGTGACCTACAAGCTCGAAGCCCCGTACGCGTTCACGCGCGACGGCGAGACACGCGACCGGCTCACCCGGCAGCTGCTCGCCGAAGTCGCGACGACTCGCGGCCCGCCGGAAGCGGTCGCGAAGGCGGACGAACTGGCGCGCATCGCCGCCACCGAAAAGGCCGCGCTCCGCCGGAAGTTCGAAGAGCGGTTCGACAGCGACCAGCAGG
- a CDS encoding methyl-accepting chemotaxis protein gives MTESTVGAASGASEASGIGQKIREVVRYIPDGKSMPEEMWGGRHRNILIAIVVQVPFLVALGLYSGTESFTGAQIPATPAWMLGMFVSVIIATSALANVSRFGRRNRSILAAFSLMTASMALVKLSGGYIEAHFSFFVFVAVLALYEDWVPFAVGVAYVAIGHGAFSLIDSSLVYNHAAAIENPVIWGGIHAAFVLMLVGALMINWYSIEKSREEAQRQLDLVAEQKAEIQDVEEAKAEVEKRREEVESLNDHLEAKADAYSAAMDRAADGDLTVRLDAESESEAMEQIGAAFNAMLDDIETTVQNVQSFAGEVSAASEKTVAGVDTAEARSEDVRQSIEEIAEGAADQREMLEQVSGEMNNLSATIEEVASSTESVADTAQQTATIADEGEATAEEAMESVRESQGAIDETAEKVRVLDERMEDIGEIVDLISDIAEQTNLLALNANIEAARAGGGSGGSDGFAVVADEVKQLAEETQEAAGEIEELIAGTQAQTQATVEEVRTAEEHMEAGADAVEDAADAFENVAANAGATDDGIREISKATDDQAASTEEAVSMAEEVAEISRSTADEADEVGVAADEQLDAMSQATAEASSVSERTERLGTLLRKFDVSGGSVGDRSATGASDVAVGDGGKPETN, from the coding sequence ATGACGGAATCAACGGTAGGGGCTGCGTCCGGCGCGTCGGAGGCGTCCGGCATCGGCCAGAAGATCCGGGAGGTGGTCAGGTACATCCCCGACGGCAAGTCGATGCCCGAGGAGATGTGGGGCGGTCGGCACCGAAACATTCTGATCGCCATCGTGGTACAGGTGCCGTTCCTGGTGGCGCTCGGGCTGTACAGCGGGACCGAATCGTTCACCGGCGCGCAGATCCCCGCGACGCCGGCGTGGATGCTCGGGATGTTCGTCAGCGTCATCATCGCGACCAGCGCCTTGGCGAACGTGTCTCGGTTCGGCCGGCGGAATCGGTCTATCCTCGCCGCGTTCAGCCTGATGACGGCCTCGATGGCGCTGGTGAAACTCTCCGGCGGGTACATCGAGGCGCACTTCAGTTTCTTCGTGTTCGTCGCGGTGCTCGCCTTGTACGAGGACTGGGTGCCGTTCGCCGTCGGGGTCGCGTACGTCGCCATCGGCCACGGCGCGTTCAGCCTGATCGATTCGAGCCTCGTCTACAACCACGCCGCGGCGATCGAGAACCCGGTCATCTGGGGCGGCATCCACGCGGCCTTCGTCCTCATGCTCGTGGGCGCGCTCATGATCAACTGGTACTCGATCGAGAAGTCGCGCGAGGAGGCCCAGCGCCAGCTCGACCTCGTCGCCGAGCAGAAGGCGGAAATTCAGGATGTTGAGGAGGCGAAGGCGGAAGTCGAGAAGCGACGCGAGGAGGTCGAGTCGCTGAACGACCACCTCGAAGCGAAGGCCGACGCCTACAGCGCGGCGATGGACCGCGCGGCCGACGGTGACCTCACCGTGCGGCTGGACGCCGAAAGCGAGAGCGAAGCCATGGAGCAGATCGGCGCCGCGTTCAACGCGATGCTCGACGACATCGAGACGACGGTACAGAACGTCCAGTCGTTCGCGGGCGAGGTGTCTGCGGCCAGCGAGAAGACGGTCGCCGGCGTCGACACCGCCGAGGCGCGCAGCGAGGACGTGCGCCAGTCGATAGAGGAGATAGCCGAGGGCGCCGCGGACCAGCGCGAGATGCTCGAACAGGTCTCCGGGGAGATGAACAACCTCTCCGCGACCATCGAGGAGGTCGCGTCCTCGACGGAGAGCGTCGCGGACACCGCCCAGCAGACGGCGACGATCGCCGACGAGGGCGAAGCGACCGCGGAGGAGGCGATGGAAAGCGTCAGGGAGTCGCAGGGCGCGATAGACGAGACGGCGGAGAAGGTCCGCGTCCTCGACGAGCGGATGGAGGACATCGGCGAGATCGTCGACCTCATCAGCGACATCGCGGAGCAGACGAACCTGCTCGCGCTCAACGCCAACATCGAGGCCGCCCGCGCCGGCGGCGGAAGCGGCGGGAGCGACGGGTTCGCCGTCGTCGCCGACGAGGTCAAACAGCTCGCCGAGGAGACCCAGGAGGCCGCCGGGGAGATCGAGGAGCTCATCGCCGGCACGCAGGCGCAGACGCAGGCGACCGTCGAGGAGGTCCGGACCGCGGAAGAGCACATGGAGGCCGGCGCCGACGCGGTCGAAGACGCCGCCGACGCGTTCGAAAACGTGGCGGCCAACGCGGGCGCGACCGACGACGGCATCCGCGAGATCAGCAAGGCCACCGACGATCAGGCGGCCAGCACCGAGGAGGCGGTGTCGATGGCCGAGGAGGTCGCGGAGATCAGCCGATCGACCGCCGACGAGGCCGACGAGGTCGGCGTGGCCGCCGACGAGCAGCTCGACGCGATGTCGCAGGCGACCGCCGAGGCCAGCTCGGTCTCCGAACGGACCGAACGGCTCGGAACGCTGCTCCGGAAGTTCGACGTGTCTGGGGGGTCGGTCGGCGACCGCTCTGCGACGGGCGCGAGCGACGTGGCCGTCGGCGACGGCGGGAAGCCCGAGACGAACTGA
- a CDS encoding formate/nitrite transporter family protein: protein MTDSPPPDDSMRDVVERSRSGAPAVGEAVRDRFSSDEVFQRIIAAADEEVTSGSRELFFSGLAAGLAITITFMLYASLTAATDSHPILSVLLYPLGFIYIIIGGYQLYTENTLPPVALTLERLASLPTLLRHWSIVLAGNFVGGGLGALVLSYGGVFTGDTVAAARYISEGGFAVGAVPLFFKAAMAGLIVAGVVWVSFASTDSMSRMLVVYLAFLAIPLGDLFHVVVSFTEVLYLFFEYSIPLYGAEISLYSGLVGFVLPVLLGNTIGGIVLVTLVNYFQTSEERLEEARFEGMNRRLTVPEWVLGRAAGRSYVPILDATEATLFANEGYRVMVPITNPRTDGPIVDLASRVASDHEDGLVHIVHVVQAPERMSLAAGAGRIADVSEAGMSGLRETAEAYDIDVSTSTVVSHRSFEEVFNMARRTRPDAVLMGWGEDQLWSAARAERPIDELTNQLPCDFLILSESDLDTSRVLIPTSGGPDSTLGAEVASVLSRTADAEVRLLHVVDGPENRDDGERFLAAWADENDLAAAERVVDDTGNVEGAIAREAADSTLVIIGATEKGLLSRLVSNSLHLDVVHDVECSLLLAERPSRRTLRQRLFGSGRRVSGPTDGGVERDPDASNGAKIDRSADEAADALDAGADGEADGHEADADAGRETSDDEPADDLPSEPAVITDHDDPEEGDDPEAEDDPDEAGDDPTDPDTDDESGHGADRDPR, encoded by the coding sequence GTGACCGACTCACCACCACCCGACGACTCGATGCGCGACGTCGTCGAGCGCTCGCGGAGCGGCGCGCCCGCGGTCGGCGAGGCCGTCCGGGACCGCTTCTCGTCCGACGAGGTGTTCCAGCGGATCATCGCCGCCGCAGACGAGGAGGTTACCTCCGGGAGCCGCGAGCTCTTCTTCAGCGGGCTCGCGGCGGGGCTGGCGATCACGATCACCTTCATGCTGTACGCCTCGCTGACGGCGGCGACCGACTCCCACCCGATACTGAGCGTGCTCCTCTACCCGCTCGGGTTCATCTACATCATCATCGGCGGCTACCAGCTGTACACAGAGAACACGCTGCCGCCGGTCGCGCTGACCTTAGAGCGGCTCGCGAGCCTCCCGACGCTCCTCCGGCACTGGTCTATCGTGCTCGCGGGCAACTTCGTCGGCGGCGGCCTCGGCGCGCTCGTGTTGTCGTACGGCGGCGTCTTCACCGGCGACACCGTCGCCGCGGCGAGGTACATCTCCGAGGGCGGCTTCGCCGTCGGCGCCGTCCCGCTCTTCTTCAAGGCGGCGATGGCCGGGCTGATCGTCGCGGGCGTCGTCTGGGTGAGCTTCGCCTCCACCGACTCCATGAGCCGGATGCTCGTGGTCTACCTCGCCTTCCTCGCGATTCCGCTCGGCGACCTGTTCCACGTGGTCGTCTCCTTCACCGAGGTGCTCTACCTGTTCTTCGAGTACAGTATTCCGCTGTACGGCGCGGAGATCAGCCTCTACTCCGGACTCGTCGGGTTCGTCCTCCCGGTCCTCCTCGGCAACACCATCGGCGGCATCGTCCTGGTGACGCTCGTGAACTACTTCCAGACCAGCGAGGAGCGCTTAGAGGAGGCGCGCTTCGAGGGGATGAACCGCCGGCTCACGGTGCCCGAGTGGGTCCTGGGCCGCGCCGCCGGGCGCTCGTACGTCCCGATCTTAGACGCCACCGAGGCGACGCTGTTCGCCAACGAGGGGTACCGCGTGATGGTGCCGATCACCAACCCGCGGACCGACGGCCCCATCGTCGACCTCGCGAGCCGGGTCGCGAGCGACCACGAGGACGGCCTCGTCCACATCGTCCACGTCGTGCAGGCGCCCGAGCGGATGTCGCTTGCGGCCGGGGCGGGCCGGATCGCCGACGTGTCCGAGGCGGGCATGTCCGGGCTCCGAGAGACCGCGGAAGCGTACGACATCGACGTCTCCACCTCGACCGTGGTCTCGCACCGCTCCTTCGAGGAGGTGTTCAACATGGCTCGCCGGACGCGCCCGGACGCCGTGTTGATGGGGTGGGGCGAAGACCAGCTCTGGAGCGCGGCCCGCGCCGAGCGACCGATCGACGAGCTGACGAACCAGCTCCCCTGCGACTTCCTCATCCTGAGCGAGAGCGACCTCGACACCTCGCGGGTCCTGATCCCCACCTCCGGGGGGCCCGACTCGACGCTCGGCGCGGAGGTCGCGAGCGTCCTCTCGCGGACCGCGGACGCGGAGGTGCGCCTGCTCCACGTCGTCGACGGGCCGGAGAACCGGGACGACGGCGAGCGGTTCCTCGCGGCGTGGGCCGACGAAAACGACCTCGCCGCCGCAGAGCGGGTCGTCGACGACACCGGCAACGTCGAAGGTGCCATCGCCAGGGAGGCCGCGGACAGCACGCTCGTCATCATCGGCGCGACGGAGAAGGGGCTGCTCTCGCGGCTCGTCTCCAACTCCCTGCACCTCGACGTGGTCCACGACGTGGAGTGCTCGCTGCTGCTCGCGGAGCGACCCAGCCGCCGGACGCTCAGGCAGCGACTCTTCGGCTCCGGGCGCCGGGTGTCCGGGCCGACGGACGGGGGCGTCGAGCGCGACCCCGACGCGTCGAACGGGGCGAAGATCGACCGGTCGGCCGACGAAGCCGCCGACGCGCTCGACGCGGGCGCGGACGGCGAGGCCGACGGCCACGAGGCCGACGCGGACGCCGGTCGCGAGACGAGCGACGACGAACCGGCCGACGATCTGCCCTCGGAGCCGGCGGTGATCACCGACCACGACGACCCCGAAGAGGGAGACGATCCCGAAGCGGAGGACGACCCCGACGAAGCGGGGGACGACCCGACCGACCCGGACACCGACGACGAGTCCGGTCACGGGGCGGACCGCGATCCTCGGTAA
- a CDS encoding GTPase gives MIFEGLPTTPRSEELVDKAFSRAARAGRAKRGHEAQESMLRTAGNVLSDNLENVVVSWPDFGFDVDPFYYELADAIVDVDRLRQALSQVMWASRQIESLRDEYTTKVRSSDVDTARKHRKQAFARMADVMDQIESDLRYIGDSRDQLKTLPDIRPDEPAIVIAGYPNVGKSSFVNRVTRASNQIAEYPFTTKDVQIGHFERDHVRYQIVDTPGLLDRPEDERNDIERQAVSALEHLADVVVFVLDPSGDCGYPLDVQLELREEVRALFGEAVPFLTVANKHDRFEAVKAKAVDATMSVTEDENVEAVLDMAVEAAAFEPDLPTRDGEE, from the coding sequence ATGATATTTGAGGGCCTCCCGACGACCCCCCGCTCGGAGGAACTCGTCGACAAGGCGTTCTCGCGGGCGGCGCGCGCGGGGCGCGCCAAGCGCGGACACGAGGCGCAGGAGTCGATGCTGCGGACCGCCGGCAACGTGCTCTCGGACAACCTAGAGAACGTCGTCGTGTCGTGGCCGGACTTCGGCTTCGACGTGGACCCGTTCTACTACGAGCTCGCCGACGCCATCGTCGACGTCGACCGGCTTCGACAGGCGCTCTCACAGGTGATGTGGGCCAGCCGGCAGATAGAGAGCCTCCGCGACGAGTACACGACGAAAGTGCGTAGCTCCGACGTCGACACCGCCAGAAAACACCGCAAGCAGGCGTTCGCGCGCATGGCCGACGTGATGGACCAGATCGAGTCGGATCTGCGGTACATCGGCGACTCCCGCGACCAGTTGAAGACGCTCCCGGACATCCGCCCCGACGAGCCCGCCATCGTCATCGCCGGCTACCCCAACGTCGGGAAGTCGTCGTTCGTCAACCGCGTCACCCGCGCCTCGAACCAGATCGCGGAGTACCCGTTCACCACGAAAGACGTCCAAATCGGGCACTTCGAGCGCGACCACGTCCGGTACCAGATCGTCGACACGCCGGGCCTGCTCGACCGGCCGGAGGACGAGCGCAACGACATCGAGCGACAGGCGGTCAGCGCCCTCGAACACCTCGCTGACGTGGTCGTCTTCGTCTTGGACCCCTCCGGCGACTGCGGCTACCCCCTCGACGTCCAACTCGAACTGCGCGAGGAGGTCCGCGCGCTGTTCGGCGAGGCGGTCCCGTTCCTCACCGTCGCGAACAAACACGACCGTTTCGAGGCCGTCAAAGCGAAGGCCGTCGACGCGACGATGAGCGTCACCGAGGACGAGAACGTCGAAGCCGTCCTCGACATGGCCGTCGAGGCGGCCGCGTTCGAGCCCGACCTGCCGACGCGCGACGGCGAAGAGTAA
- a CDS encoding Na+/H+ antiporter NhaC family protein, translating to MTRSFTPTTYEDLDPDRRPSFAAALIPIFAVVAFLGVGSAVLGLDPHPPLLWSIAFVGAFGLWLGYDWDALFDGIANGLVMGLQAILIIFTIYGLIATWVSAGTIPSLMYYGLEVLSPTTFLPAAAVVAAVVAFAIGSSWTTVGTLGVAFVGIGAGLGVPAPMTVGAVLSGAYAGDKQSPLSDTTNLAAGVTNTDLYAHIRRMRAGTLLAFGLAVLGFLALGLRANGAIPAGRIADIQGALGETYAITLLAFVPLVVTFGLALRGYAALPTLVAGVFAGVLTTLLVQGVGFVAAWETFMYGTAPESGSDLVNDLLATGGLTGSAWTITVVVAALALGGILERTGVLAVIAHEFTAAVRSPGALVAGTGVSAIVINALTAQQYMSIVLPSVTLRNTYDEFGLDTDQLSRAVEAAGTPTGALFPWHAGAVYMAGVTGVPTLEYAPYYLFAFLSPLVLFAMAATGYSLDATPAAAAAPAAEKPNATSD from the coding sequence GTGACCCGATCCTTCACGCCAACCACGTACGAGGACCTTGACCCGGACCGTCGCCCGAGTTTCGCCGCGGCGCTGATCCCCATCTTCGCCGTCGTGGCGTTCCTCGGCGTCGGCTCGGCCGTTCTCGGCTTAGACCCGCACCCGCCGCTCCTCTGGAGTATCGCGTTCGTCGGCGCCTTCGGCCTCTGGCTCGGCTACGACTGGGACGCGCTGTTCGACGGCATCGCCAACGGCCTGGTGATGGGCCTGCAGGCCATCCTGATCATCTTCACCATCTACGGGCTGATCGCGACGTGGGTCAGCGCCGGCACGATTCCCTCGCTGATGTACTACGGGTTGGAGGTCCTCTCGCCGACGACGTTCCTCCCGGCGGCCGCGGTCGTCGCCGCCGTCGTCGCGTTCGCCATCGGCTCGTCGTGGACCACCGTCGGTACCCTCGGCGTCGCCTTCGTCGGCATCGGCGCGGGGCTCGGCGTTCCCGCACCGATGACGGTCGGCGCCGTCCTCTCGGGGGCGTACGCCGGCGACAAGCAGTCGCCGCTCTCCGACACCACGAACCTCGCCGCCGGCGTCACCAACACCGACCTGTACGCGCACATCCGGCGGATGCGGGCCGGCACGCTGCTCGCCTTCGGGCTCGCGGTGCTCGGATTTCTCGCGCTCGGACTCCGCGCGAACGGCGCGATTCCGGCGGGTCGGATCGCCGACATCCAGGGCGCGCTCGGCGAGACGTACGCGATCACGCTGCTCGCCTTCGTCCCGCTCGTCGTCACCTTCGGGCTCGCGTTGCGCGGGTACGCCGCGCTCCCGACCCTCGTCGCCGGCGTGTTCGCCGGCGTCCTCACGACCCTGCTCGTCCAGGGAGTCGGCTTCGTCGCCGCGTGGGAGACGTTCATGTACGGCACCGCGCCGGAATCGGGCTCCGACCTGGTGAACGACCTGCTCGCGACGGGCGGGCTCACCGGCTCGGCGTGGACGATCACGGTCGTCGTCGCCGCGCTCGCGCTCGGCGGCATCTTGGAGCGCACCGGCGTGCTGGCGGTGATCGCCCACGAGTTCACCGCGGCCGTGCGGAGCCCCGGTGCGCTCGTCGCCGGCACCGGCGTCTCCGCGATCGTCATCAACGCGCTCACCGCTCAGCAGTACATGAGCATCGTCCTCCCGAGCGTCACGCTCCGGAACACCTACGACGAGTTCGGCCTCGACACCGACCAGTTGTCCCGCGCGGTCGAGGCCGCCGGGACGCCGACCGGCGCGCTGTTCCCGTGGCACGCCGGCGCCGTCTACATGGCGGGTGTCACCGGCGTCCCGACGCTGGAGTACGCCCCGTACTACCTGTTCGCGTTCCTCTCGCCGCTCGTGCTGTTCGCGATGGCGGCGACGGGGTACTCGCTTGACGCGACACCGGCCGCGGCCGCAGCGCCCGCCGCCGAGAAGCCGAACGCGACGAGCGACTGA
- a CDS encoding TIGR00341 family protein translates to MIPAGKRAAVVRALDDEGIDYVVTDETSGREYTAVATFPLPTAAVEPVLERLREAGINENTYTVIVAAETVISRRFEALEDAYEEDAEGGANRISREELQAKADDLASGLGTYVLMTVLSAVIATAGLLLDSPATVVGSMVIAPLIGPAMSAAVGTVVDDEAMFRRGVRMQVIGVVVAVAAATLFAFAVRNLALVPPGTDPLALAEVSERLAPNVLVLVVAIGAGVAGIVSLMTGVSATLVGVMIAVALIPPAAAVGIGIAFWVPRLVLGASVIVAVNVLSINLSALVVLWYEGYRPRRWFREDDARAAFIKRVAVLAVAIAVLSLFLGGVTYESYVASTTEADIRTAAGDELAALDPDFELLELHVDRRGTLPPFDTERVVVTVGAPPGNGGIEGVADALDRRIEAEIGAETAVEVRLVTVDRA, encoded by the coding sequence ATGATTCCGGCGGGCAAGCGCGCGGCCGTGGTCCGCGCGCTCGACGACGAGGGGATCGACTACGTCGTCACCGACGAGACGAGCGGCCGCGAGTACACCGCGGTCGCGACGTTCCCGCTCCCGACCGCCGCCGTCGAGCCGGTCTTGGAACGGCTCCGCGAGGCGGGGATAAACGAGAACACCTACACCGTCATCGTCGCGGCCGAGACGGTGATCTCCCGGCGGTTCGAAGCGCTCGAAGACGCCTACGAGGAGGATGCGGAGGGCGGCGCGAACCGGATCTCGCGTGAGGAGCTACAGGCGAAGGCCGACGACCTCGCCTCGGGGCTCGGGACGTACGTGCTGATGACGGTGCTCTCGGCCGTGATCGCGACCGCCGGCCTGCTCCTCGACTCCCCGGCGACGGTGGTCGGCTCGATGGTGATCGCCCCGCTCATTGGGCCGGCGATGTCGGCCGCGGTCGGCACCGTCGTCGACGACGAGGCCATGTTCCGACGCGGCGTGCGGATGCAGGTGATCGGGGTCGTCGTCGCGGTCGCGGCCGCGACGCTGTTCGCGTTCGCGGTGCGCAACCTCGCGCTCGTCCCGCCCGGAACCGACCCGCTGGCGCTCGCCGAAGTCTCGGAGCGACTCGCCCCGAACGTCCTCGTCCTCGTCGTCGCCATCGGCGCCGGCGTCGCCGGGATCGTCTCGCTGATGACGGGCGTCTCCGCGACGCTCGTCGGCGTGATGATCGCGGTGGCGCTCATCCCGCCCGCGGCAGCCGTCGGCATCGGCATCGCCTTCTGGGTCCCCCGGCTCGTGTTGGGCGCGAGCGTGATCGTCGCCGTGAACGTCCTCTCTATCAACCTCTCCGCGCTGGTCGTCCTCTGGTACGAGGGGTACCGGCCGCGGCGCTGGTTCCGCGAGGACGACGCGCGCGCCGCGTTTATAAAACGCGTCGCGGTCCTCGCGGTCGCCATCGCCGTGCTGTCGCTCTTCCTCGGCGGCGTCACCTACGAGTCGTACGTCGCCTCGACCACCGAGGCCGACATCCGGACCGCCGCCGGCGACGAGCTCGCCGCGCTCGACCCCGACTTCGAGCTGCTCGAACTCCACGTCGACCGGCGGGGCACGCTCCCTCCGTTCGACACCGAGCGCGTCGTCGTCACCGTCGGCGCGCCACCCGGTAACGGCGGGATCGAGGGGGTCGCCGACGCGCTCGACCGGCGGATCGAAGCCGAAATCGGGGCGGAGACCGCCGTCGAGGTGCGACTCGTGACCGTCGACCGGGCCTGA
- a CDS encoding DUF2240 family protein, producing the protein MSLEVAVAAPFKQRATEQLGEGEFVVALSLDREWFSPDQAKRLVDVAVGRGLVAEEDGDLRAQFDPATVTVPEGFVPDESILREQSTFETALDAIVAAGVEKQRAVAAINERQRALAISIEAAAVLVAKTHGAAVDRLAADVREELTAAPDATDPGDVTDSTAPSEAE; encoded by the coding sequence ATGAGTCTTGAGGTCGCCGTCGCCGCGCCTTTTAAACAGCGCGCGACGGAGCAGTTGGGCGAAGGGGAGTTCGTCGTCGCGCTGTCGCTCGATCGGGAGTGGTTCTCTCCGGACCAGGCGAAGCGCCTCGTCGACGTCGCGGTCGGCCGCGGGCTCGTCGCCGAGGAGGACGGCGACCTCCGGGCGCAGTTCGACCCCGCGACGGTGACCGTCCCGGAGGGGTTCGTCCCGGACGAGTCCATCCTCCGCGAGCAGTCCACCTTCGAGACGGCGCTCGACGCCATCGTCGCCGCCGGCGTGGAGAAACAGCGCGCGGTGGCGGCGATAAACGAGCGCCAGCGCGCGCTGGCGATCAGCATCGAGGCCGCCGCCGTCCTCGTCGCGAAGACGCACGGCGCCGCGGTCGACCGGCTCGCCGCCGACGTTCGCGAGGAGCTGACGGCCGCACCCGACGCGACCGACCCCGGCGACGTGACCGACTCTACCGCCCCCTCGGAGGCCGAGTGA
- a CDS encoding SIMPL domain-containing protein, which translates to MNRKLVTAIGAVLLVALAGCSGAVGSTDAGGAGPGDESALEQNVEVTATGEATAEPDRATLRVAVTATGADSATVRDELANRNDALRRALTEWGLDEDDIRTDRYDVRESYETRENPNRSRYQGVHSYAITVDDVDAVGEVIDVAVDAGADEVRRIEFGLSDEREREVREAAIENAMANAEGDATVLANSSGLDLSGAYSVSTANAGVRPYRVSDAAMAAESGGADGAATGIETGDVRVRVTVNVVYAATQA; encoded by the coding sequence ATGAACCGAAAACTGGTGACTGCCATCGGTGCCGTGTTACTCGTCGCGCTCGCGGGCTGTTCGGGGGCCGTCGGCTCGACCGACGCCGGCGGCGCCGGACCGGGCGACGAATCGGCGCTCGAACAGAACGTCGAGGTGACGGCGACCGGCGAGGCGACGGCCGAGCCGGACCGCGCGACGCTCAGGGTCGCGGTGACCGCCACCGGCGCGGACTCGGCGACGGTCCGCGACGAGTTGGCCAACCGCAACGACGCGCTCCGGAGGGCGCTCACCGAGTGGGGTCTCGACGAGGACGACATCCGGACCGACCGGTACGACGTGCGGGAGTCCTACGAGACGCGCGAGAACCCCAACCGCTCGCGCTACCAGGGCGTCCACAGTTACGCCATCACCGTCGACGACGTCGACGCGGTCGGCGAGGTCATCGACGTCGCCGTCGACGCCGGCGCCGACGAGGTCCGGCGGATCGAGTTCGGCCTGAGCGACGAGCGCGAACGGGAGGTCCGCGAGGCCGCCATCGAGAACGCGATGGCCAACGCCGAGGGCGACGCCACCGTGCTCGCGAACTCCAGCGGGCTGGACCTTTCCGGCGCGTACAGCGTCTCGACCGCCAACGCGGGCGTGCGCCCGTACCGGGTCTCCGACGCCGCCATGGCCGCCGAAAGCGGCGGTGCGGACGGCGCCGCCACCGGCATCGAGACCGGCGACGTGCGCGTGCGGGTCACGGTCAACGTGGTCTACGCGGCCACGCAGGCCTGA